One genomic segment of Actinoplanes ianthinogenes includes these proteins:
- a CDS encoding chaplin family protein: protein MKKTWVRKTLSVGIMAAGALLMAPVAAQAGQAGFAPSAGQDGVTQVSYTNLGALNGTQFAAPVTAPINMNGNAIALGGISRATGAGVNRVEGGHRSRGGNDITQRSAGNVGFLNGTQIAVPITMPINQNGNADSLFGISDARGTGVNHVQEHSRVSGGGWNDGINQATGGNVGFLNGTQIAVPITIPINQCGNADSVFGVSQARATCANFVGGSGRGFQVEGQRRIVRGDGGWDNGVNQSSFGNIGFLNGSQFAAPVIAPINACGNSLGGLLGASSAQAFCVNRIGGGDDRIWVKKPHHHKGDQGGDVQGDNGYDGDDCTKKCDDDNTGDVRGDHGYNGEAPAVNDDKGYGDVKGDDNGYGDEAPAVNDDKGYGDVSPDKYGDKTGGRKSTESTAVGSLTGSLGGLDLLDSLS, encoded by the coding sequence ATGAAGAAGACGTGGGTTCGTAAGACGCTGAGCGTCGGGATCATGGCTGCCGGCGCCCTGCTCATGGCGCCCGTCGCGGCCCAGGCCGGGCAGGCCGGGTTCGCGCCGTCGGCCGGCCAGGACGGGGTCACGCAGGTCTCGTACACCAACCTCGGCGCCCTCAACGGCACCCAGTTCGCCGCCCCGGTCACCGCGCCGATCAACATGAACGGCAACGCCATCGCGCTCGGCGGCATCTCCCGGGCCACCGGCGCCGGGGTCAACCGGGTCGAGGGCGGGCACCGCTCGCGCGGCGGCAACGACATCACCCAGCGTTCGGCCGGCAACGTCGGCTTCCTGAACGGCACCCAGATCGCCGTGCCGATCACCATGCCGATCAACCAGAACGGCAACGCGGACAGCCTGTTCGGCATCAGCGACGCTCGTGGCACCGGCGTGAACCACGTCCAGGAGCACAGCCGGGTCTCCGGCGGCGGCTGGAACGACGGGATCAACCAGGCGACCGGTGGCAACGTCGGCTTCCTGAACGGCACCCAGATCGCCGTGCCGATCACCATCCCGATCAACCAGTGCGGCAACGCGGACTCGGTCTTCGGGGTCTCGCAGGCCCGGGCCACCTGTGCCAACTTCGTCGGTGGCAGCGGCCGTGGCTTCCAGGTCGAGGGCCAGCGCCGGATCGTCCGCGGCGACGGTGGCTGGGACAACGGCGTGAACCAGAGCAGCTTCGGCAACATCGGGTTCCTCAACGGCTCCCAGTTCGCCGCGCCGGTCATCGCCCCGATCAACGCCTGCGGCAACTCGCTGGGCGGCCTGCTCGGCGCGTCCAGCGCCCAGGCGTTCTGCGTGAACCGGATCGGCGGCGGCGACGACCGCATCTGGGTCAAGAAGCCGCACCACCACAAGGGTGACCAGGGCGGCGACGTCCAGGGCGACAACGGCTACGACGGCGACGACTGCACCAAGAAGTGCGACGACGACAACACCGGTGACGTCCGCGGCGACCACGGCTACAACGGCGAGGCGCCGGCCGTGAACGACGACAAGGGCTACGGCGACGTCAAGGGCGACGACAACGGCTACGGCGACGAGGCCCCGGCCGTGAACGACGACAAGGGCTACGGCGACGTCAGCCCGGACAAGTACGGCGACAAGACCGGCGGCCGCAAGTCGACCGAGAGCACCGCGGTCGGCAGCCTGACCGGCAGCCTGGGTGGCCTGGACCTGCTCGACAGCCTGAGCTGA
- a CDS encoding DUF397 domain-containing protein, which translates to MEFEVKGLRIDLSRAEWFKSTRSGADSDNCVEVAFVDDAIAVRDSKNPAGPALIFTQAEWDAFVGGAKDGEFDL; encoded by the coding sequence GTGGAATTCGAGGTCAAAGGGCTGCGGATCGACCTGAGCCGGGCGGAGTGGTTCAAGAGCACCCGCAGCGGGGCGGACAGCGACAACTGTGTCGAGGTGGCGTTCGTCGACGACGCCATCGCGGTGCGAGACTCCAAAAACCCGGCCGGTCCTGCGCTGATCTTCACGCAGGCCGAGTGGGACGCCTTCGTCGGCGGCGCCAAAGACGGCGAATTCGACCTCTGA
- a CDS encoding YceI family protein: MTVSTREFEGLQFPAAGTYELDAAHKRVGFVAKHLMVSKVRGQFAEASATITVAENPLESSVVASIKTASVETGQVDRDNHLRTGDFFEAEKYPTIEYRSTGIKSHAGAEFVLDGELTIKGVTKPVELVVEFEGAATSPYGQHVFGFTAHTEIDREDWGLTWNVALEGGGVLVGKKIKIEIEGEAVLQQG, from the coding sequence ATGACCGTCAGCACTCGTGAGTTCGAGGGCCTCCAGTTCCCGGCGGCCGGCACCTACGAGCTGGACGCGGCACACAAGCGGGTCGGCTTCGTCGCCAAGCACCTCATGGTCAGCAAGGTCCGCGGTCAGTTCGCCGAGGCCAGTGCCACCATCACCGTGGCGGAGAACCCGCTGGAGTCCTCGGTCGTCGCCTCGATCAAGACCGCCAGCGTGGAGACCGGCCAGGTCGACCGGGACAACCACCTGCGCACCGGTGACTTCTTCGAGGCCGAGAAGTACCCGACGATCGAGTACCGGAGCACCGGGATCAAGTCGCACGCCGGCGCCGAGTTCGTCCTCGACGGCGAGCTCACCATCAAGGGTGTGACCAAGCCGGTCGAGCTGGTCGTCGAGTTCGAGGGCGCCGCCACCAGCCCCTACGGGCAGCACGTCTTCGGCTTCACCGCGCACACCGAGATCGACCGCGAGGACTGGGGCCTGACCTGGAACGTCGCGCTCGAGGGCGGTGGCGTCCTGGTCGGCAAGAAGATCAAGATCGAGATCGAGGGCGAGGCCGTCCTCCAGCAGGGCTGA
- a CDS encoding ATP-binding protein: protein MASDQRPEFGAVLRAHRRRAGLTQEELAAHAAIGVRTVRDLERGRSSRPQRTTVELLARALRLTGSDRDAFLAAARGRPTVVLPPAPLDELIGRDTDIAELVARLAATDGPRGVTLVGVAGVGKTSLAVVVAHRLTGVYPGGVAGVAVADEIAAGELLSSVAAGFGVAGPRELPGHLDGRPALIFVDAVDRAPQAVGEALAGLLEQVPRLRFLATGRQPAGLAEERVWPVVPLATPPVNLSVDTVGELMAYPAVGLFLERLGRVRRTRLAPHEIAPLAALVRRLGGLPLAIELAAARGRVLTVPEILDRYAGPAAPKEPAEPPAVVSLRAVVAETYRVLAPAEQRALRLLAVFRHRWSRDLAEVLLDTSDGVDADVVHLLDRLVALGLLSVSGDHAVHFRLPSAVRDFATERAAAEGELEDARKRHARLLADRAVPGPEAVF, encoded by the coding sequence ATGGCGTCCGATCAGCGTCCCGAGTTCGGGGCCGTGCTGCGTGCCCATCGGCGGCGGGCCGGCCTGACTCAGGAGGAGCTGGCCGCGCACGCCGCCATCGGCGTGCGCACGGTCCGCGACCTGGAGCGCGGCCGTTCCTCCCGGCCGCAGCGGACGACCGTCGAGCTGCTCGCCCGCGCGCTGCGGCTGACCGGTTCTGATCGCGACGCGTTCCTGGCGGCGGCGCGCGGCCGGCCCACCGTCGTCCTCCCACCGGCGCCGCTCGACGAGCTGATCGGCCGGGACACCGACATCGCCGAGCTGGTGGCCCGGCTGGCCGCCACCGACGGGCCGCGCGGGGTGACCCTGGTCGGTGTGGCCGGGGTGGGCAAGACCAGCCTCGCCGTGGTGGTCGCGCACCGGCTGACCGGGGTGTATCCGGGCGGAGTGGCCGGCGTCGCGGTGGCCGACGAGATCGCCGCCGGGGAGTTGCTGAGCAGCGTGGCCGCCGGATTCGGGGTGGCCGGGCCGCGGGAACTGCCCGGGCACCTGGACGGGCGGCCGGCGCTGATCTTCGTGGACGCCGTGGACCGCGCGCCACAGGCGGTCGGCGAGGCACTGGCCGGGCTGCTGGAGCAGGTGCCCCGGCTGCGGTTCCTGGCCACCGGGCGGCAGCCGGCCGGGTTGGCCGAGGAGCGCGTGTGGCCGGTGGTGCCGCTGGCCACGCCGCCGGTGAACCTGTCGGTGGACACGGTCGGGGAGCTGATGGCGTACCCCGCAGTCGGTCTCTTCCTGGAACGGCTGGGCCGGGTGCGGCGCACCCGCCTTGCGCCGCACGAGATCGCGCCGCTTGCGGCGCTGGTCCGCCGGCTCGGCGGCCTGCCGCTGGCGATCGAGCTGGCCGCCGCCCGCGGCCGGGTGCTCACCGTCCCGGAGATCCTGGACCGGTACGCCGGCCCGGCCGCGCCCAAGGAGCCGGCCGAGCCGCCGGCCGTGGTCTCGTTGCGGGCGGTCGTGGCCGAGACCTATCGGGTGCTGGCGCCCGCCGAGCAGCGGGCGTTGCGGCTGCTCGCGGTCTTCCGGCACCGCTGGTCGCGGGATCTGGCCGAGGTTCTGCTGGACACATCGGACGGTGTCGACGCGGACGTGGTGCATCTGCTGGATCGGCTGGTGGCGCTCGGTCTGCTCAGCGTGAGCGGCGACCACGCGGTGCATTTCCGGCTGCCGTCCGCGGTCCGCGATTTCGCCACCGAGCGGGCCGCCGCCGAGGGCGAGCTGGAGGACGCCCGGAAACGCCATGCCCGCCTGCTGGCCGACCGCGCCGTCCCGGGACCCGAAGCGGTGTTCTGA
- a CDS encoding Hansenula MRAKII killer toxin-resistant protein 1: MAEKGWTAQTAAAAGTAAGAGAAQLGLGYGLGVIEWPTTIAAADSTWLNSLGWATWITASATVLGAVIAGRLRPDRAGRGRWRVLWRLALAASAGLGALVSVALVALPARSAAPAHNLFSHSPQLVAVGYSLIGLFTGMVVAFWAVSSAPVAANLLGTAAWLWALAIAGVVAELITHRDLDTYLTSWQFTESGAPTQYGGVYWPSALLTLAAAFLIGLVAAWPATRRGDLGVGTATSGAVGPLLVALAFLALAPLLTKATGPLQSAYLIAPYAVLAGLGGSALIVALGQARQNRAGAASPTGPRELGPAPGATPDESGAAVGVAKPTGRVIPKPAPAATPAPAPAPTPASPSPKPAPRPEPSEEPSDQLGRRNWVLFGKRRAVESIAESVPEPTPPPRPRKARPAPAPGDSFDEELAAAARPSKSPAKRATARKEAAARPTITPPPDNPPVARINPKD; encoded by the coding sequence ATGGCCGAGAAGGGCTGGACAGCACAGACCGCCGCCGCGGCCGGGACAGCCGCCGGCGCCGGCGCCGCACAACTGGGTCTCGGCTACGGCCTGGGCGTCATCGAATGGCCGACCACGATCGCGGCTGCCGACAGCACCTGGCTCAACAGCCTCGGCTGGGCCACCTGGATCACCGCGAGTGCCACCGTGCTCGGCGCGGTGATCGCCGGCCGGCTCCGCCCGGATCGCGCGGGCCGGGGTCGCTGGCGCGTGCTCTGGCGACTCGCGCTGGCCGCGTCGGCCGGCCTGGGCGCCCTGGTCTCGGTGGCCCTGGTCGCCCTGCCGGCCCGGTCCGCCGCCCCGGCGCACAACCTGTTCTCCCACTCGCCCCAGCTGGTGGCCGTCGGCTATTCACTGATCGGCCTGTTCACCGGCATGGTCGTGGCGTTCTGGGCGGTCTCGTCGGCGCCGGTCGCCGCGAACCTGCTGGGCACCGCGGCCTGGCTCTGGGCGCTGGCCATCGCCGGGGTGGTGGCCGAGCTGATCACCCACCGCGACCTGGACACCTACCTGACCAGCTGGCAGTTCACCGAGTCCGGTGCGCCCACCCAGTACGGCGGCGTCTACTGGCCGAGCGCCCTGCTGACGCTGGCGGCCGCGTTCCTGATCGGGCTGGTCGCGGCCTGGCCCGCGACGCGCCGCGGTGACCTGGGTGTGGGGACCGCGACCTCGGGGGCGGTCGGCCCGCTGCTGGTGGCGCTGGCCTTCCTCGCGCTGGCGCCGCTGCTGACGAAGGCGACCGGGCCGCTTCAGTCGGCCTATCTGATCGCGCCGTACGCGGTGCTGGCCGGGCTGGGCGGGTCCGCGTTGATCGTGGCGCTCGGGCAGGCTCGGCAGAACCGGGCCGGAGCCGCGTCGCCGACCGGTCCGCGGGAGCTGGGGCCCGCACCGGGTGCGACGCCGGACGAGTCGGGTGCCGCGGTCGGCGTGGCCAAGCCCACCGGGCGGGTCATCCCCAAGCCGGCCCCGGCTGCAACCCCGGCCCCGGCCCCGGCACCGACCCCGGCCTCGCCGAGTCCGAAGCCCGCTCCGAGACCCGAGCCCTCGGAGGAGCCCTCCGACCAGCTCGGCCGTCGCAACTGGGTGCTGTTCGGAAAACGGCGTGCCGTCGAGAGCATCGCGGAGTCCGTGCCGGAGCCGACGCCGCCACCCCGGCCGCGTAAGGCCCGGCCCGCTCCGGCGCCCGGCGACTCTTTCGACGAAGAACTCGCCGCCGCGGCCCGGCCCAGCAAGTCTCCGGCGAAGCGCGCCACCGCCCGCAAGGAAGCGGCGGCTCGCCCCACCATCACGCCTCCGCCGGACAACCCGCCGGTCGCCCGGATCAACCCCAAGGACTGA
- a CDS encoding acyl-CoA dehydrogenase family protein produces the protein MDFRLDADLAELRDNVRRFAQEQMAPVIAEHYENKTFPYDLIRQMGAMGLFGLPFPEQYGGMGGDYFALCIALEELARVDSSVAITLEAAVSLGAMPIFRFGTDAQRKQWLPQLTSGEALGAFGLTEPGSGSDAAGIKTRAVLDESTNEWVINGSKAFITNSGTDITVLVTVMAVTGTNPDGSRELSTIIVPSGTPGFTVAPGYSKVGWCASDTHELSFDDVRVPADNLVGERGRGFAQFLRILDEGRIAIAALSVGLAQGCVDESVAYAKQRTAFGRPIGDNQAVQFLIADMDLRAHVARLGYYDAAARMLAGEDFKRFAAIAKLNASNAAMENSRYATQVHGGYGFMNESAVGRFYRDAKILEVGEGTSEVQRMLIARGLGL, from the coding sequence GTGGATTTCCGGCTCGATGCCGACTTGGCAGAGCTGCGGGACAACGTCCGGCGCTTCGCCCAGGAGCAGATGGCTCCGGTCATCGCCGAGCATTATGAGAACAAGACTTTTCCGTACGATCTGATTCGCCAGATGGGCGCCATGGGTCTGTTCGGCCTGCCCTTCCCGGAACAGTACGGCGGCATGGGCGGTGACTACTTCGCCCTCTGCATCGCCCTCGAGGAACTGGCCAGAGTGGACAGCTCGGTGGCCATCACCCTGGAGGCCGCGGTCTCGCTCGGCGCCATGCCGATCTTCCGGTTCGGCACCGACGCCCAGCGCAAGCAGTGGCTGCCCCAGCTGACGAGCGGCGAGGCCCTGGGCGCGTTCGGTCTCACCGAGCCGGGCTCCGGGTCGGACGCGGCCGGCATCAAGACCCGCGCGGTGCTCGACGAGTCGACCAACGAGTGGGTGATCAACGGGAGCAAGGCGTTCATCACCAACTCCGGCACCGACATCACGGTGCTGGTCACGGTGATGGCGGTGACCGGGACGAACCCGGACGGCAGCCGCGAGCTCTCCACGATCATCGTCCCGTCCGGCACGCCCGGCTTCACCGTCGCACCCGGGTACTCCAAGGTCGGCTGGTGCGCCTCGGACACCCACGAGCTCTCCTTCGACGACGTCCGGGTGCCGGCCGACAACCTGGTCGGCGAGCGGGGCCGCGGGTTCGCCCAGTTCCTGCGGATCCTCGACGAGGGCCGGATCGCGATCGCCGCCCTCTCCGTCGGGCTGGCCCAGGGCTGCGTCGACGAGTCGGTGGCGTACGCGAAACAGCGCACCGCCTTCGGCCGCCCGATCGGCGACAACCAGGCCGTCCAGTTCCTCATCGCGGACATGGACCTGCGCGCCCACGTGGCCCGGCTGGGCTACTACGACGCCGCCGCCCGGATGCTGGCCGGCGAGGACTTCAAGCGGTTCGCCGCGATCGCCAAGCTGAACGCCAGCAACGCCGCCATGGAGAACAGCCGGTACGCCACCCAGGTGCACGGCGGATACGGCTTCATGAACGAGTCGGCGGTCGGCCGGTTCTACCGGGACGCCAAGATCCTGGAGGTCGGCGAGGGCACCTCGGAGGTGCAGCGCATGCTGATCGCCCGCGGTCTCGGCCTCTGA
- a CDS encoding acyl-CoA carboxylase subunit beta: MDGDALAQVRKRVLAGGAERYHAANAAKGKLFARERIALLTDEGSFVEDGLYANSLADGLPADGVITGAARIDGRDVCVMANDSTVKAGSWGARTVEKIVRVIERAYQTGVPMIYLVDSAGARITDQVDLFPGRRGAGKIFHTQVRASGSIPQICALFGPSAAGGAYIPAFCDVVAMVEGNASMYLGSDRMVEMVTGEKTTLEAMGGARVHCAESGVGHFLCKTEQDALDVVRTYLSYVPQNWTHRPPSQPASASSGADLGALVPASERQAFDMRKYIKGLVDEGSFFEIQALWARELTVGFARLDGEVVGVLGNNSMFKGGVLFVDSADKASRFVQLCDAFNIPLLFLTDVPGFMVGSAVEKQGIIRHGAKMITAISEATVPKICVVVRKAYGAGLYAMAGPGFEPDATIALPSAKIAVMGAEAAVNAVYANKIAAIEDPDERAAFVAERRAEYERDIDIMRLASELVVDAVVEPGDLRGELIRRLAAARNKDRAFSRRRHGVTPV; the protein is encoded by the coding sequence ATGGACGGGGACGCGCTGGCGCAGGTCCGCAAGCGTGTGCTGGCCGGTGGCGCCGAGCGGTACCACGCGGCGAATGCGGCGAAGGGCAAGCTCTTCGCCCGGGAACGGATCGCGCTCCTGACCGACGAGGGCTCGTTCGTCGAGGACGGGCTCTATGCCAACAGTCTGGCTGATGGACTGCCCGCCGATGGGGTGATCACCGGAGCTGCCCGGATCGACGGCCGCGACGTCTGCGTGATGGCCAACGACTCCACGGTCAAGGCCGGTTCCTGGGGCGCGCGCACGGTGGAGAAAATCGTCCGCGTCATCGAGCGGGCCTACCAGACCGGCGTCCCGATGATCTACCTGGTCGACTCGGCCGGCGCCCGGATCACCGACCAGGTCGACCTCTTCCCCGGCCGCCGCGGTGCCGGCAAGATCTTCCACACCCAGGTCCGGGCCTCCGGCTCGATCCCGCAGATCTGCGCGCTGTTCGGCCCGTCCGCGGCCGGCGGTGCCTACATCCCGGCGTTCTGCGACGTGGTCGCCATGGTCGAGGGCAACGCCAGCATGTATCTCGGCTCCGACCGCATGGTCGAGATGGTGACCGGGGAAAAGACCACGCTCGAGGCGATGGGCGGCGCCCGGGTGCACTGCGCCGAGTCCGGCGTCGGGCACTTCCTCTGCAAGACCGAGCAGGACGCGCTCGACGTCGTCCGGACCTATCTGTCCTATGTGCCGCAGAACTGGACGCACCGTCCCCCGTCGCAGCCCGCGTCCGCTTCGTCCGGTGCCGACCTCGGCGCGCTCGTCCCGGCCAGCGAGCGGCAGGCCTTCGACATGCGCAAGTACATCAAGGGCCTGGTCGACGAGGGGTCGTTCTTCGAGATCCAGGCGCTCTGGGCGCGCGAGCTGACGGTCGGTTTCGCCCGGCTCGACGGCGAGGTGGTCGGCGTCCTCGGCAACAACTCGATGTTCAAGGGCGGCGTGCTCTTCGTCGACTCGGCCGACAAGGCGAGCCGGTTCGTGCAGCTCTGCGACGCCTTCAACATCCCGCTGCTGTTCCTCACCGACGTGCCCGGTTTCATGGTCGGCTCCGCGGTGGAGAAACAGGGCATCATCCGGCACGGGGCCAAGATGATCACCGCGATCTCCGAGGCCACGGTGCCGAAGATCTGTGTGGTGGTGCGCAAGGCCTACGGCGCCGGGCTCTATGCGATGGCCGGTCCCGGATTCGAGCCGGACGCCACCATCGCGCTGCCCTCCGCGAAGATCGCGGTGATGGGCGCCGAGGCCGCGGTCAACGCGGTGTACGCCAACAAGATCGCGGCGATCGAGGATCCGGACGAGCGCGCCGCCTTCGTCGCCGAGCGCCGCGCGGAGTATGAGCGCGACATCGACATCATGCGCCTGGCCAGCGAACTCGTCGTGGACGCCGTGGTCGAGCCCGGCGATCTGCGCGGCGAGCTGATCCGGCGTCTCGCCGCCGCGCGGAACAAGGACCGCGCGTTCTCCCGCCGTCGGCACGGCGTCACTCCGGTCTAG
- a CDS encoding Stk1 family PASTA domain-containing Ser/Thr kinase, with translation MPDEREPRPDETRPMPAADETVADTPRVEAGPAADATRSGEAAAASTTPMPPVGDWDPDPRAADDGAWTGRAAVRPPRPDENGYPGEDWSVIAPEEEPAGRWWMPIVVGVVGLILLALLGFGIYLIVRNSAADVETPQPTPTRTQPVTTAPTTEPTSAATTTTTTVSTVATTEPAATEATVPALRGMPVDDAKAALARSGLGYRVIFRPSDAEPGTVIDSDPPEGQVVPPDTRITLVVAAERTDSPTTATTAPNGDATAGPGED, from the coding sequence ATGCCGGACGAGCGCGAGCCCCGGCCGGACGAGACCCGTCCGATGCCGGCTGCGGACGAGACCGTCGCCGACACCCCCCGGGTCGAGGCGGGCCCGGCGGCCGATGCCACCCGATCGGGGGAAGCCGCGGCGGCCTCGACCACGCCGATGCCGCCGGTGGGCGACTGGGATCCGGACCCGCGCGCCGCGGACGACGGCGCCTGGACCGGCCGCGCCGCGGTACGCCCGCCCCGCCCGGACGAGAACGGTTACCCCGGCGAGGACTGGAGCGTCATCGCGCCGGAGGAGGAGCCGGCCGGCCGCTGGTGGATGCCGATCGTGGTGGGCGTCGTCGGGCTGATCCTGCTCGCGCTGCTCGGGTTCGGCATCTACCTGATCGTGCGGAACTCCGCCGCCGACGTGGAGACGCCGCAGCCCACTCCGACACGGACCCAGCCGGTGACCACCGCGCCGACGACCGAGCCCACCAGCGCCGCGACCACGACCACGACCACGGTCAGCACCGTCGCGACGACCGAGCCGGCCGCCACCGAGGCGACCGTGCCGGCGCTGCGCGGCATGCCGGTGGACGACGCGAAGGCGGCGCTGGCCCGCTCCGGACTGGGTTACCGGGTGATCTTCCGGCCCAGCGACGCGGAGCCGGGCACGGTGATCGACAGTGATCCGCCCGAGGGCCAGGTGGTCCCGCCGGACACCCGGATCACCCTCGTCGTCGCGGCCGAGCGGACGGACAGCCCGACCACGGCGACGACGGCGCCGAACGGAGACGCCACCGCCGGGCCCGGCGAGGACTAA
- a CDS encoding glutamate-cysteine ligase family protein, whose protein sequence is MGKGLAHAVFSPEDRIRYRHKVRRCLDVLGGLLDTDVFDPGTGMTGLEIEINLVDADAGPVMRNAEVLADLGDPRFQAELGRFNIEFNVPPRQIAPDGFGAFEKDISEALRTAGERAGKADSRLALIGMLPTLTPEHLTLANLSDNERFRALNDEIVAARGEQFPVDIRGVERLRSVSGTIVPEAACTSTQFHLQVAPEWFARYWNASQAVAAAQVALGANSPFLHGRRLWAETRIALFEQATDTRPDELKAQGVRPRVWFGERWITSVFDLYEENVRFFPPLLPLLSDEDPDQVRTSGAVPRLGELCLHNGTVYRWNRPVYDVMDGRPHLRIENRVLPSGPTVVDLLANAAFYFGVVRRLAEAERPVWSQLDFGTAGANFRAGARDGLDAMVCWPGLGEVPIAELVLETLLPMAYEGLDRFGVDAGDRDRLLGIIEGRCRTGRNGATWQTAAVCAAEHRGLSRPAALREMTRLYLDLHVLNEPVHTWPR, encoded by the coding sequence ATGGGCAAAGGTCTGGCACACGCGGTCTTCTCGCCCGAGGATCGGATCCGCTACCGGCACAAGGTGCGCCGCTGCCTGGACGTGCTCGGCGGGCTGCTGGACACCGACGTGTTCGATCCCGGGACCGGCATGACCGGACTGGAGATCGAGATCAACCTGGTCGACGCGGACGCCGGCCCGGTGATGCGCAACGCCGAGGTGCTCGCCGACCTGGGCGACCCCCGGTTCCAGGCCGAGCTCGGACGGTTCAACATCGAGTTCAACGTCCCCCCGCGGCAGATCGCCCCGGACGGTTTCGGCGCTTTCGAAAAAGACATTTCAGAGGCTTTGCGTACGGCGGGGGAGCGCGCCGGCAAGGCAGACAGTCGCCTCGCCCTGATCGGCATGCTGCCCACGCTCACCCCGGAGCACCTCACCCTGGCGAACCTCTCCGACAACGAACGGTTCCGCGCGCTCAACGACGAGATCGTCGCCGCCCGCGGCGAGCAGTTCCCGGTCGACATCCGCGGGGTGGAACGGCTGCGCAGCGTCAGCGGCACGATCGTGCCGGAGGCCGCCTGCACCAGCACACAGTTCCATCTCCAGGTCGCCCCGGAGTGGTTCGCCCGCTACTGGAACGCGTCCCAGGCGGTGGCGGCGGCACAGGTCGCGCTCGGCGCCAACTCGCCGTTCCTGCACGGCCGCCGGCTCTGGGCGGAGACCCGGATCGCGCTGTTCGAGCAGGCCACCGACACCCGCCCGGACGAGCTGAAAGCGCAGGGCGTGCGGCCCCGGGTCTGGTTCGGCGAGCGCTGGATCACCTCGGTGTTCGACCTCTACGAGGAGAACGTCCGGTTCTTCCCGCCGCTGCTGCCGCTGCTCAGCGACGAGGACCCGGACCAGGTCCGGACATCCGGCGCGGTGCCCCGGCTGGGCGAGCTCTGCCTGCACAACGGGACGGTCTACCGGTGGAACCGGCCGGTCTACGACGTCATGGACGGCCGGCCACACCTGCGGATCGAGAACCGGGTGCTGCCGTCCGGCCCGACCGTGGTCGACCTGCTGGCCAACGCCGCTTTCTACTTCGGGGTGGTCCGCCGGCTCGCCGAGGCCGAGCGGCCGGTCTGGTCCCAGCTCGACTTCGGCACGGCGGGAGCCAACTTCCGGGCCGGCGCCCGGGACGGACTCGACGCCATGGTCTGCTGGCCCGGGCTCGGCGAGGTCCCCATCGCCGAACTGGTGCTGGAGACCCTGCTGCCGATGGCCTACGAGGGGCTGGACCGGTTCGGCGTGGACGCGGGCGACCGGGACCGGTTGCTCGGGATCATCGAGGGCCGCTGCCGGACCGGGCGCAACGGCGCGACCTGGCAGACGGCGGCGGTCTGCGCGGCGGAGCACCGGGGGCTGTCCCGGCCCGCCGCCCTGCGCGAGATGACTCGGCTCTACCTCGACCTGCACGTGCTCAACGAGCCGGTGCACACCTGGCCGCGGTGA
- a CDS encoding MarR family winged helix-turn-helix transcriptional regulator, producing the protein MNTDLDDPRLTAVGLLAEAYTGLMNRLAAQFEEHRLSTVEFEVLMRLARSPGHRLRMTDLAGQTTLSTSGVTRVVDRMERDGLVRREACPSDRRSSYAVITEVGQERLAQVLPGHLELVQRWYAGLLPQDRFDQLLDSLRTIRDAVNPCATAGSAETVTQA; encoded by the coding sequence GTGAACACCGATCTGGACGACCCTCGTCTCACCGCGGTCGGCCTGCTGGCCGAGGCGTACACGGGTCTGATGAACCGCCTCGCCGCACAGTTCGAGGAGCACCGCCTCTCCACCGTCGAGTTCGAGGTGCTGATGCGCCTCGCCCGCTCACCCGGCCACCGGCTGCGGATGACCGATCTGGCCGGCCAGACCACCCTCTCCACCAGCGGGGTCACCCGGGTCGTGGACCGGATGGAGCGCGACGGCCTGGTCCGCCGCGAGGCCTGCCCGAGCGATCGGCGCAGCTCCTACGCGGTGATCACCGAGGTCGGGCAGGAGCGGCTCGCGCAGGTCCTGCCGGGGCACCTGGAGCTGGTGCAGAGGTGGTATGCGGGGCTGCTCCCGCAGGACCGCTTCGACCAGCTGCTCGACTCGCTCCGGACGATCCGGGACGCGGTCAACCCGTGCGCCACTGCGGGGAGTGCAGAAACGGTCACTCAGGCCTGA